Genomic DNA from Thiohalorhabdus denitrificans:
CGAGCCCGGAAAAACCGGCCCGGGCCAGGGACGCCGCGTCCAGGCCGCCGCCCTCCCCGGATGCGTCCTCACCCCGCACGAGCCGCTCCAGGTAGCGGGCGATCAGGTCCACCTCCAGATTGAGCCGGTCGCCGGGGTGCCGGTCGCCCAGGGTGGTGTGGGCCAGGGTGTGCGGCACTAGGTTGACGTCGAAGCGGTTCCCCTCCACCCCGTTCACCGTCAGGCTCACCCCGTCCAGGCAGACCGAGCCCTTCTCGGCCACGTAGCGGCTCAGGTGCGCGGGGACCTCCAGGACGAAGCGCTCGCTGCGCGCCTCCTGGCGCCGTTCCTGCAGCACCGCCAGGCCGTCCACGTGGCCGGAGACCAGATGCCCCCCCAGCCGGGTGGTGGGCAGCAGGGCTTTCTCCAGGTTCACCCGGGAGCCCACCGTCAGGTCGCCGAAAGCGGTGCGCTCCCAGGTCTCCACAGAGACGTCGGCGGCGAAGCCCCCCTCCTCCAGGGCCACCACCGTGAGGCAGGGTCCGGAGACGGCGATGCTGTCGCCCAGGGCCACGTCGCCCAGCTCCAGACCGCCGGCGCGGATGGCGACCCGCCAGTCGCCCGCCGCGGGCTGGATGGAGCGCACGGTACCGACCGCCTGGATGATGCCTGTGAACACGTTCGAAACCTTCCCGGCGGGGCCGGAGCAGCGGGGTCGGCGGAAGGCCGGGGCACGGCGCCTCTCCGCCCCATAGAGGATACCCGCCGCCACCCTTCGGGAAAACCCACCCGGGGTCCTCCCGGTTTCCCGGGAATCACCCTTCCCGGTGCGGCTCGGCGACGATCCGGGTATCGGTACCGACGCCCCGGCGCTCCAGGATGCGCAGATTGATGCGCTCGGCCATGGAACCGATGGGCGGGCCCTCGAACATACCCAGCCCCCCGGCGCCGATGATGCTCGGCGCCTGGTAGGCCACCAGCCGGTCCACCCAGCCGCCGCGCAGCAGGGCCCCCGCCAGGGTGGCGCCGCACTCGGCCAGCACGGAGTTGATCTCCCGTCGGCCCAGCTCGTGGAGGACGGCGCCCAGGGCGGGGCAGCCCCCGTCGCCTTCCTCCAGGGTGATCACCTCGGCCCCCGCCGCTTCCAGGGCCCGGCGCCGCTCCGCCGAGGCTCCCGGGCCACCCACCATCAGGACCCCCCCCGGGCCGGTCACCACCCGGGCCCCGGGCGGCGTGCGCAGGCGGCTGTCCAGGACCACCCGCAGGGGATGGGCGCCCCCCTCGGGGAGGCGCGCGGTGAGGGAGGGGTTGTCGGCGAGGACCGTGCCGCTGCCGGTGAGGAGGGCGGCGTGGGCGTGCCGCAGACGGTGGACGTCGGCGCGCGCCGCCTCGGAGGTGATCCACTGGCTCTCGCCGGTGCTGGTGGCCGTGTGGCCGTCCAGGCTGGAGGCCAACTTGAGGGTGAGCCACGGCCGGCCGCTGCGCACCCGGCTGAGGAAGCCGG
This window encodes:
- the ribD gene encoding bifunctional diaminohydroxyphosphoribosylaminopyrimidine deaminase/5-amino-6-(5-phosphoribosylamino)uracil reductase RibD, which gives rise to MPDSPPATHAEDTRHMRRALALARRGLGWTDPNPMVGCVLVRDGRVVGEGFHERVGGPHAEVRALERAGEAARGATAYVTLEPCSHHGRTPPCADRLVEAGVGRVVAALVDPDERVRGRGLRRLEEAGIATESGLLAEEAEAVNAGFLSRVRSGRPWLTLKLASSLDGHTATSTGESQWITSEAARADVHRLRHAHAALLTGSGTVLADNPSLTARLPEGGAHPLRVVLDSRLRTPPGARVVTGPGGVLMVGGPGASAERRRALEAAGAEVITLEEGDGGCPALGAVLHELGRREINSVLAECGATLAGALLRGGWVDRLVAYQAPSIIGAGGLGMFEGPPIGSMAERINLRILERRGVGTDTRIVAEPHREG
- a CDS encoding riboflavin synthase — encoded protein: MFTGIIQAVGTVRSIQPAAGDWRVAIRAGGLELGDVALGDSIAVSGPCLTVVALEEGGFAADVSVETWERTAFGDLTVGSRVNLEKALLPTTRLGGHLVSGHVDGLAVLQERRQEARSERFVLEVPAHLSRYVAEKGSVCLDGVSLTVNGVEGNRFDVNLVPHTLAHTTLGDRHPGDRLNLEVDLIARYLERLVRGEDASGEGGGLDAASLARAGFSGLGEGG